In Puntigrus tetrazona isolate hp1 chromosome 15, ASM1883169v1, whole genome shotgun sequence, the DNA window aattctgactttataactgaATTCTGAATAAGTTAGAATTGCGATATAAaagttgcaataaaaaaaaatatatatatatatatatatatatatatatatatatatatatatatatatatatatatatatatatatatataattttttttttaattcagtggtggaaaaaacatttgtggggaataaaaatgttaacagaaAGAAATAAGACAGATTTGGAGTATATAAATGCTtctgaagtggagaaaaaactTAAAAGATACTGttttcagtatattaaaatgatttctgaagaatcatgcaACACTTTAAACTGGAGTATTGAAgctttccatcacaggaatcatttattaatgtgtattaaagtagaaatttattttaaattgccataatattttactgtatgttttttttctgtattttgatcaaataaacgcagccttgatgagcaaaagagactttttcacacacacaaaaataaataaataaaaataaattaatggtctgaaaaaaaatgctttaagccAAAAGTCACAAAAACGCTTATTAAGTAGAGTATATGATTAGCATCTTAAACCTATGAGTGCGTGACTGTATGGATTGTGCTCCTGGCCAGACGTTGCCTTGCAGCGAGACGTGGAGGGAGATCTTCTGCTGGGAGACATGGGACAGGGGCTGCCCTTCAGACCGGGCACGTTCGACGGCTGTGTCAGGTATGAGCTCGAGAGGCGGGGGGAAGCTGAAGGTCTGACGGGAGCGAGTGTGTTAAATGTGTCCGCGTCTGTCAGTATTTCAGCTCTGCAGTGGTTGTGTAACGCGGATAAGAAAACACACAGCCCTCCGAGGAGACTGTACCGCTTCTTCAGCACGCTCTACTCCTCTCTGGTGAGTTGATCTCAGCTTCACGGCTCTGTCTCTGACCTTCGCTCTTACTTTCAAGCAGTAAGAaggtgtgtgttgttgttgtaggCGAGAGGAGCACGCGCTGTCTTCCAGATATATCCAGAAAACTCGGAGCAGGTCAGTATCtggttattattataaaaaaaaaaatttaaataaatataaatatatatataaatataaatatatatataaatataaatataaaatatatatatatatatatatatatatatatatatatatatatatatatatatatatatatatttcccagGGCTTAAAGTTCTCCAGCACTGTGTTAGATCTCCAgcatgcagaaaaataaaaaataatcatacatttattaaaaaaaaaaaaaaaaagggtaattTTTCACACAAAGAAAAGACTTGGTGGGAATGTTGATTATGAATTGGCTTGCTATCTTCACTTGTTTTCTTCACAAATTTTTTGGAGTGCACGCATTTTCTTTACATtggcatcttttttttgttatctggCAACCCCACTCCTGTCAGCTAGTGGAAGTTTGTTGAGTAGAGTCACGAAGCAATGAGAAAGTGGTTTAGCCTCTACaacaaagaagaaaacagaTGGCAAAATATCTGTTGTGTTTCTGAATCACATTATTGTGTATCAGTCAGTCTTTATAGTGATCATCTGGAATAAGGCATTAGGtctgtgttctgtgtttctctctcagctGGAGCTGATCACGGCTCAGGCCATGAAAGCCGGCTTCACGGGCGGCATGGTCGTCGACTACCCCAACAGCACCAAAGCTAAAAAGTAACTATATCCACTGGATGCTTTATGACCGCTGACTAGCAGACATGTCTTTTATTGTAGTGTGCTGGAGTATCATGAGTGACGCTGTTTTTTCATGATAGGTTTttcctgtgtttgtttgctggTGTGTCTGGTGTCTTACCCAAGGTGTGTACAGACTCAgtatggacacacacacacacacacacactctcacacacacacacacactctcacacacacacacacactctcacacactctcacacacacacacacacacacacacacacactctcacacacacacacacacacacacacacacacacacacacacacacacacacacacacacacacacacacacacacacacacacacacacacacacacacacacacacactctcacacacacactctcacacacacactctcacacacacacacacacacacacactctcacacacacacacacacactctctctcacacacacacactctcacacacacacactctcacacacacacacgcgcacacacacacgcgcacacacacacacacacacacacacacacacgcgcacacacgcacacacacacacacacgcttgatCAAATGTTCACGGTGTGCTTGTTTCTGTTTCTCAGGGCTTAGACACCGAGTCGACGAACAGAGGCGTATCCAATCAGGCTCAGTTCACAGCACAGAGGTAAACACATGCATATCAATTCATTATTTTGCTGTAACGTTTCCTCTATAAAATAAAGGGGATGCATGCTACCgcctttttcttttatattagaCCAATCTGATACCGCACTAAAAAGCATAAAGCCTTTCctttaaaatgcagctttggtttGGTTTCTGTATTGCGTTAGTAATTGCATCAGTGTTGAAGTTagatctctctcttttttttcatccacccatccatccacccattcaCGATgatcattttcaaatgtttaattttaagcGCCGTACTTCGTGCTCTATGTCACAGATCACTGTGATTCAAGCGGACAGATCTCATGACCCCTGCTCTTTTTGAAGGTCCCGtttcaaaaatatgaaaggAAAGTCTGTGAAGAAGAGTAAAGACTGGATcgtggaaaaaaaggaaagacgGCGCAGACAGGGGAGGTACGTTTAGTCTGTAGCGACCTGCTGCTTTCACACTGAACGTTCAGCTGGGTTTGATGGTTTGATGGTTTGTGTCTTCTCCTCTCAGGGACGTAAGGGCCGACACCAAGTACACGGGCCGGCACAGAAAACCTCGCTTTTGATTCCTGGAGCGTCTGCACAGAACGTACTGAAGATGAAGATGGTCGGCTATTCAGTCTACTGGAGCCAGTTAGAACTCATACGTCTGTATCGACCAATCAGAAGCCAGATATTTGCTTTGATGAATTATATTACTGAAGGATAGAAAGCCCGTATGGAGAAGAGAGAGCCTCCCGTGAAGATGCTATTAAAGGACTTCTTGTCTTATAAGATCAACATGTGCATTAACAGAAGCCTTCATGAACCCAGAGTTGATCTTCTCTTCTGTGACtctataataaattaaaaactgtagGAAATACAGTTTCAGAGTCCTATTTTTCAATAgcattttaagtgtattttatgcttaaaatgaacACGATGGCACACATTTTAAGGATTTTTCTATATAATGcaagacaaaacaacatttacaaataaaatgaataaacaagtGGGATTA includes these proteins:
- the bud23 gene encoding probable 18S rRNA (guanine-N(7))-methyltransferase isoform X2; this translates as MSSSCRRPEHMAPPEVFYNEEEAKKYSQNSRMIEIQTQMSERAVELLSLPEDQSCYLLDVGCGSGLSGDHLTEAGHYWVGVDISTAMLDVALQRDVEGDLLLGDMGQGLPFRPGTFDGCVSISALQWLCNADKKTHSPPRRLYRFFSTLYSSLARGARAVFQIYPENSEQLELITAQAMKAGFTGGMVVDYPNSTKAKKFFLCLFAGVSGVLPKGLDTESTNRGVSNQAQFTAQRSRFKNMKGKSVKKSKDWIVEKKERRRRQGRDVRADTKYTGRHRKPRF
- the bud23 gene encoding probable 18S rRNA (guanine-N(7))-methyltransferase isoform X1, with translation MSSSCRRPEHMAPPEVFYNEEEAKKYSQNSRMIEIQTQMSERAVELLSLPEDQSCYLLDVGCGSGLSGDHLTEAGHYWVGVDISTAMLDVALQRDVEGDLLLGDMGQGLPFRPGTFDGCVRYELERRGEAEGLTGASVLNVSASVSISALQWLCNADKKTHSPPRRLYRFFSTLYSSLARGARAVFQIYPENSEQLELITAQAMKAGFTGGMVVDYPNSTKAKKFFLCLFAGVSGVLPKGLDTESTNRGVSNQAQFTAQRSRFKNMKGKSVKKSKDWIVEKKERRRRQGRDVRADTKYTGRHRKPRF